One genomic region from Gemmatimonadaceae bacterium encodes:
- a CDS encoding DinB family protein — protein sequence MTVREFFLERQKAEFPVFLRVLKAIPKDELAYKPHDRSPSAEQLVWTLTSELETCLDAIRHNKAEWKFVAPPPLDVMLEKFERWSGELSDAVAQMDDAAWNRVATFYYQGKVVSEQPVGEFLWFILFDAIHHRGQLSTYLRPMGGKVPSIYGPSADEGM from the coding sequence ATGACGGTCCGTGAATTCTTTCTCGAACGCCAGAAGGCCGAGTTCCCGGTGTTCCTGCGGGTGCTCAAGGCGATTCCCAAGGACGAGCTCGCGTACAAGCCGCACGATCGCTCGCCGTCGGCGGAGCAACTCGTGTGGACGCTGACGAGCGAACTCGAGACCTGCCTGGACGCGATCCGGCACAACAAGGCCGAGTGGAAGTTCGTGGCGCCGCCCCCGCTGGACGTCATGCTGGAGAAGTTCGAGCGCTGGTCCGGGGAGCTGAGCGACGCGGTGGCGCAGATGGACGACGCGGCGTGGAACCGCGTGGCCACGTTCTATTACCAGGGCAAGGTGGTGTCGGAGCAGCCGGTTGGAGAGTTCCTCTGGTTCATCCTGTTCGACGCCATCCATCACCGGGGACAGCTCTCCACGTATCTGCGGCCGATGGGCGGCAAGGTGCCGTCCATCTACGGGCCGTCGGCCGACGAAGGGATGTAG